In one Plasmodium falciparum 3D7 genome assembly, chromosome: 14 genomic region, the following are encoded:
- a CDS encoding adenylyl cyclase alpha, producing MPEPKQIYANNIFDNDKLKRFFLKYRSKEKVLYSFTSENDIINEEKRKSKNNLCMLKYKNICLNIHTSKFFKYSKWKYDFISDIFISILLFGCLIEIIFNFLMDSTYIFYFMFFDIISFMLLFFDIFLFEKYFFDFFIYFTNSLYTWKKIDKDNIIYLIQLFKSLRIIKIYRFVINFIKKHTKEKYKHRNEWNFEKMESMKNRPLKESLKFTNKMHLALIKRYFMSLIFIMLSYIMIEIIYISKESKSPMNYFIYNLDLIVFDEFYETEFLKALYFYSAIQKNKRDEEYLISIKSKRKLKNFINKKEIDISGINYLLWDFTNLSHNDLLKFVTPSSANQNVEEEIILDHTIKNINELRYFETKIYESKDFIFHINIKRYIERTIKNIIILKIFIIIFSFIILFYFTCELNVLLFPIESILKKLKLMKSNPTLALEMQEELLNHELKNILINTKLKRKSIKENYEILKMEENLMKLGTLMLLGFGEAGAKIISKNINEQERVNLLINGEIVYSVFSFCDIRNFTEITEVLKEKIMIFINLIAEIIHECCDFYGGTINKNIGDAFLLVWKYQKKEYSNKKMNMFKSPNNNYDEYSEKENINRICDLAFLSTVQTLIKLRKSEKIHIFLNNENMDELIKNNILELSFGLHFGWAIEGAIGSSYKIDLSYLSENVNIASRLQDISKIYKNNIVISGDFYDNMSEKFKNSLRKIDRVTLKGCRNPLNLYTFDICLNKITKKVNMENFDAKPHFDVKLLKVFDDIKKKAERKKRKKEVLNLSYNLYEEYAKNDDIKFIKIHYPKDYLEQFKIALESYLIGKWNESKNILEYLKRNNIFEDEILNQLWNFLSMNNFIAPSDWCGYRKFLQKS from the exons ATGCCAGAAccaaaacaaatatatgcaaataatatttttgataatGATAAGTTGAAAAgatttttcttaaaatatagatcaaaagaaaaagtatTATATTCCTTTACATcagaaaat GACATCATAAATGAAGAGAAGAGAAAAAGCAAAAATAACTTGTGCatgttaaaatataaa aatatatgtcttaatatacatacaagCAAATTTTTCAAATACTCCAAATgg aaatatgattttatatcagatatttttatttccattCTCTTATTTGGATGTCTTAtcgaaataatttttaattttttaatggaTTCaacatatatcttttattttatgttttttgatattatatCGTTCATGCTGTTATTCTTTGATATCTTTCTTTtcgaaaaatatttttttgacttttttatttactttaCAAATAG CTTATATACATGGAAAAAAATTGAcaaagataatataatatacctaATACAATTATTTAAGTCCTTGCGAATAATTAAGATATATCGCTTcgtaattaattttataaaaaaacatactAAGGAAAAATACAAGCACAGAAATGAGTggaat tttGAAAAAATGGAAAGTATGAAAAATAGACCATTGAAG GAAAGTTTAAAGTTCACAAATAAAATGCACTTAGCTCTTATCAAAAGATATTTCAtgtctttaatttttataatgttatcttatataatgatagaaata ATATATATCTCAAAGGAGAGCAAAAGCCCTATGAATTATTTCATCTATAATTTGGATct TATAGTATTTGATGAATTTTATGAAACGGAATTTTTAAAAGCTCTATACTTTTAtagt GCTATtcagaaaaataaaagagatgaagaatatttaataagtattaaatcaaaaaggaaattgaaaaattttattaacaaGAAAGAAATAGATATATCAGGAATTAATTATCTGCTATGGGATTTTACAAACTTATCACAt AATGATCTATTAAAATTTGTTACTCCTTCAAGTGCTAACCAAAATGTTGAAGAAGAAATTATTTTGGACCatacaattaaaaatataa ATGAATTGAGATACTTTGAAACAAAGATATATGAATCCAaagattttatatttcatataaatataaagagaTATATAGAAAGaactattaaaaatattataatattgaaaatatttattataata ttttcttttataatattgttcTATTTTACATGTGAATTAAATGTCTTATTATTTCCTATAGAAAGcatattgaaaaaattaaaacttaTGAA atCCAATCCGACCTTAGCTTTGGAAATGCAAGAAGAATTATTGAACCATgagttaaaaaatatattaataaacacAAAATTGAAGAG GAAAAGcattaaagaaaattatgaaattttaaaaatggaaGAAAACTTAATGAAATTAGGAACATTAATGTTATTAG GTTTTGGTGAAGCAGGAGCGAAAATTATctcaaaaaatattaacgAACAGGAAAGAGTAAATTTACTGATCAATGGAGAAATCGTTTATTCTGTTTTTTCCTTTTGCGACATAAGAAATTTTACAGAAATAACAGAagttttaaaagaaaaa ATTATGATTTTCATAAATTTGATTGCTGAAATAATACATGAGTGTTGTGATTTCTATGGGGGaacaataaacaaaaatattggTGATGCATTTTTATTAGTTTggaaatatcaaaaaaaagaatattcgAATAAGAAAATGAATATGTTTAAGTCTCCAaacaataattatgatgaatattcagaaaaagaaaatataaacagGATATGTGATTTGGCTTTTCTATCTACAGTACAAACATTAATTAAACTCAGAAAG TcagaaaaaatacatatattcctaaataatgaaaatatggaTGAGTTAATTAAGAACAATATTCTGGAGTTAAGTTTTGGACTTCATTTTGGATGGGCTATAGAAGGAGCAATAGGAAGTAGTTATAAAATtgatttatcatatttatcagaaaatgtaaatatagcTAGTCGATTACAAGATATTtctaaaatatacaaaaacaaTATTGTTATATCAGGAGATTTTTATGACAATATGTCGGAGAAATTtaaa aattCTCTTAGGAAAATTGATAGGGTTACTCTTAAAGGATGTAGGAACccattaaatttatatacttttGATATATGTCTTAATAAG aTTACGAAGAAAGTCAATATGGAAAATTTTGACGCCAAGCCTCATTTTGACGTAAAACTTTTAAAG GTttttgatgatataaaaaagaaggccgaacgaaaaaaaagaaaaaaagaagttCTTAATCTTTCATATAAT CTTTATGAAGAATATGCAAAAAATGACGACATAAAATTCATAAAGATACACTATCCTAAAGATTATTTGGAACAATTCAAAATTGCCCTTGAGTCATATTTAATAGGGAAATGGAATgaatcaaaaaatatattagagtatttaaaaagaaataatatttttgaagATGAAATTCTTAATCAGCTGTGGAACTTTTTGAGTATGAACAATTTTATTGCACCCAGTGATTGGTGTGGATATAGAAAATTTTTACAAAagtcataa
- a CDS encoding adenylyl cyclase alpha yields MESMKNRPLKESLKFTNKMHLALIKRYFMSLIFIMLSYIMIEIIYISKESKSPMNYFIYNLDLIVFDEFYETEFLKALYFYSAIQKNKRDEEYLISIKSKRKLKNFINKKEIDISGINYLLWDFTNLSHNDLLKFVTPSSANQNVEEEIILDHTIKNINELRYFETKIYESKDFIFHINIKRYIERTIKNIIILKIFIIIFSFIILFYFTCELNVLLFPIESILKKLKLMKSNPTLALEMQEELLNHELKNILINTKLKRKSIKENYEILKMEENLMKLGTLMLLGFGEAGAKIISKNINEQERVNLLINGEIVYSVFSFCDIRNFTEITEVLKEKIMIFINLIAEIIHECCDFYGGTINKNIGDAFLLVWKYQKKEYSNKKMNMFKSPNNNYDEYSEKENINRICDLAFLSTVQTLIKLRKSEKIHIFLNNENMDELIKNNILELSFGLHFGWAIEGAIGSSYKIDLSYLSENVNIASRLQDISKIYKNNIVISGDFYDNMSEKFKNSLRKIDRVTLKGCRNPLNLYTFDICLNKITKKVNMENFDAKPHFDVKLLKVFDDIKKKAERKKRKKEVLNLSYNLYEEYAKNDDIKFIKIHYPKDYLEQFKIALESYLIGKWNESKNILEYLKRNNIFEDEILNQLWNFLSMNNFIAPSDWCGYRKFLQKS; encoded by the exons ATGGAAAGTATGAAAAATAGACCATTGAAG GAAAGTTTAAAGTTCACAAATAAAATGCACTTAGCTCTTATCAAAAGATATTTCAtgtctttaatttttataatgttatcttatataatgatagaaata ATATATATCTCAAAGGAGAGCAAAAGCCCTATGAATTATTTCATCTATAATTTGGATct TATAGTATTTGATGAATTTTATGAAACGGAATTTTTAAAAGCTCTATACTTTTAtagt GCTATtcagaaaaataaaagagatgaagaatatttaataagtattaaatcaaaaaggaaattgaaaaattttattaacaaGAAAGAAATAGATATATCAGGAATTAATTATCTGCTATGGGATTTTACAAACTTATCACAt AATGATCTATTAAAATTTGTTACTCCTTCAAGTGCTAACCAAAATGTTGAAGAAGAAATTATTTTGGACCatacaattaaaaatataa ATGAATTGAGATACTTTGAAACAAAGATATATGAATCCAaagattttatatttcatataaatataaagagaTATATAGAAAGaactattaaaaatattataatattgaaaatatttattataata ttttcttttataatattgttcTATTTTACATGTGAATTAAATGTCTTATTATTTCCTATAGAAAGcatattgaaaaaattaaaacttaTGAA atCCAATCCGACCTTAGCTTTGGAAATGCAAGAAGAATTATTGAACCATgagttaaaaaatatattaataaacacAAAATTGAAGAG GAAAAGcattaaagaaaattatgaaattttaaaaatggaaGAAAACTTAATGAAATTAGGAACATTAATGTTATTAG GTTTTGGTGAAGCAGGAGCGAAAATTATctcaaaaaatattaacgAACAGGAAAGAGTAAATTTACTGATCAATGGAGAAATCGTTTATTCTGTTTTTTCCTTTTGCGACATAAGAAATTTTACAGAAATAACAGAagttttaaaagaaaaa ATTATGATTTTCATAAATTTGATTGCTGAAATAATACATGAGTGTTGTGATTTCTATGGGGGaacaataaacaaaaatattggTGATGCATTTTTATTAGTTTggaaatatcaaaaaaaagaatattcgAATAAGAAAATGAATATGTTTAAGTCTCCAaacaataattatgatgaatattcagaaaaagaaaatataaacagGATATGTGATTTGGCTTTTCTATCTACAGTACAAACATTAATTAAACTCAGAAAG TcagaaaaaatacatatattcctaaataatgaaaatatggaTGAGTTAATTAAGAACAATATTCTGGAGTTAAGTTTTGGACTTCATTTTGGATGGGCTATAGAAGGAGCAATAGGAAGTAGTTATAAAATtgatttatcatatttatcagaaaatgtaaatatagcTAGTCGATTACAAGATATTtctaaaatatacaaaaacaaTATTGTTATATCAGGAGATTTTTATGACAATATGTCGGAGAAATTtaaa aattCTCTTAGGAAAATTGATAGGGTTACTCTTAAAGGATGTAGGAACccattaaatttatatacttttGATATATGTCTTAATAAG aTTACGAAGAAAGTCAATATGGAAAATTTTGACGCCAAGCCTCATTTTGACGTAAAACTTTTAAAG GTttttgatgatataaaaaagaaggccgaacgaaaaaaaagaaaaaaagaagttCTTAATCTTTCATATAAT CTTTATGAAGAATATGCAAAAAATGACGACATAAAATTCATAAAGATACACTATCCTAAAGATTATTTGGAACAATTCAAAATTGCCCTTGAGTCATATTTAATAGGGAAATGGAATgaatcaaaaaatatattagagtatttaaaaagaaataatatttttgaagATGAAATTCTTAATCAGCTGTGGAACTTTTTGAGTATGAACAATTTTATTGCACCCAGTGATTGGTGTGGATATAGAAAATTTTTACAAAagtcataa
- a CDS encoding adenylyl cyclase alpha, translating into MGIFIFDHIFKRFFLSSFKQNIFISILLFGCLIEIIFNFLMDSTYIFYFMFFDIISFMLLFFDIFLFEKYFFDFFIYFTNSLYTWKKIDKDNIIYLIQLFKSLRIIKIYRFVINFIKKHTKEKYKHRNEWNFEKMESMKNRPLKESLKFTNKMHLALIKRYFMSLIFIMLSYIMIEIIYISKESKSPMNYFIYNLDLIVFDEFYETEFLKALYFYSAIQKNKRDEEYLISIKSKRKLKNFINKKEIDISGINYLLWDFTNLSHNDLLKFVTPSSANQNVEEEIILDHTIKNINELRYFETKIYESKDFIFHINIKRYIERTIKNIIILKIFIIIFSFIILFYFTCELNVLLFPIESILKKLKLMKSNPTLALEMQEELLNHELKNILINTKLKRKSIKENYEILKMEENLMKLGTLMLLGFGEAGAKIISKNINEQERVNLLINGEIVYSVFSFCDIRNFTEITEVLKEKIMIFINLIAEIIHECCDFYGGTINKNIGDAFLLVWKYQKKEYSNKKMNMFKSPNNNYDEYSEKENINRICDLAFLSTVQTLIKLRKSEKIHIFLNNENMDELIKNNILELSFGLHFGWAIEGAIGSSYKIDLSYLSENVNIASRLQDISKIYKNNIVISGDFYDNMSEKFKNSLRKIDRVTLKGCRNPLNLYTFDICLNKITKKVNMENFDAKPHFDVKLLKVFDDIKKKAERKKRKKEVLNLSYNLYEEYAKNDDIKFIKIHYPKDYLEQFKIALESYLIGKWNESKNILEYLKRNNIFEDEILNQLWNFLSMNNFIAPSDWCGYRKFLQKS; encoded by the exons ATgggtatatttatttttgatcATATTTTCAAAAGATTTTTTCTATCTTCTTTTAAACAAA atatttttatttccattCTCTTATTTGGATGTCTTAtcgaaataatttttaattttttaatggaTTCaacatatatcttttattttatgttttttgatattatatCGTTCATGCTGTTATTCTTTGATATCTTTCTTTtcgaaaaatatttttttgacttttttatttactttaCAAATAG CTTATATACATGGAAAAAAATTGAcaaagataatataatatacctaATACAATTATTTAAGTCCTTGCGAATAATTAAGATATATCGCTTcgtaattaattttataaaaaaacatactAAGGAAAAATACAAGCACAGAAATGAGTggaat tttGAAAAAATGGAAAGTATGAAAAATAGACCATTGAAG GAAAGTTTAAAGTTCACAAATAAAATGCACTTAGCTCTTATCAAAAGATATTTCAtgtctttaatttttataatgttatcttatataatgatagaaata ATATATATCTCAAAGGAGAGCAAAAGCCCTATGAATTATTTCATCTATAATTTGGATct TATAGTATTTGATGAATTTTATGAAACGGAATTTTTAAAAGCTCTATACTTTTAtagt GCTATtcagaaaaataaaagagatgaagaatatttaataagtattaaatcaaaaaggaaattgaaaaattttattaacaaGAAAGAAATAGATATATCAGGAATTAATTATCTGCTATGGGATTTTACAAACTTATCACAt AATGATCTATTAAAATTTGTTACTCCTTCAAGTGCTAACCAAAATGTTGAAGAAGAAATTATTTTGGACCatacaattaaaaatataa ATGAATTGAGATACTTTGAAACAAAGATATATGAATCCAaagattttatatttcatataaatataaagagaTATATAGAAAGaactattaaaaatattataatattgaaaatatttattataata ttttcttttataatattgttcTATTTTACATGTGAATTAAATGTCTTATTATTTCCTATAGAAAGcatattgaaaaaattaaaacttaTGAA atCCAATCCGACCTTAGCTTTGGAAATGCAAGAAGAATTATTGAACCATgagttaaaaaatatattaataaacacAAAATTGAAGAG GAAAAGcattaaagaaaattatgaaattttaaaaatggaaGAAAACTTAATGAAATTAGGAACATTAATGTTATTAG GTTTTGGTGAAGCAGGAGCGAAAATTATctcaaaaaatattaacgAACAGGAAAGAGTAAATTTACTGATCAATGGAGAAATCGTTTATTCTGTTTTTTCCTTTTGCGACATAAGAAATTTTACAGAAATAACAGAagttttaaaagaaaaa ATTATGATTTTCATAAATTTGATTGCTGAAATAATACATGAGTGTTGTGATTTCTATGGGGGaacaataaacaaaaatattggTGATGCATTTTTATTAGTTTggaaatatcaaaaaaaagaatattcgAATAAGAAAATGAATATGTTTAAGTCTCCAaacaataattatgatgaatattcagaaaaagaaaatataaacagGATATGTGATTTGGCTTTTCTATCTACAGTACAAACATTAATTAAACTCAGAAAG TcagaaaaaatacatatattcctaaataatgaaaatatggaTGAGTTAATTAAGAACAATATTCTGGAGTTAAGTTTTGGACTTCATTTTGGATGGGCTATAGAAGGAGCAATAGGAAGTAGTTATAAAATtgatttatcatatttatcagaaaatgtaaatatagcTAGTCGATTACAAGATATTtctaaaatatacaaaaacaaTATTGTTATATCAGGAGATTTTTATGACAATATGTCGGAGAAATTtaaa aattCTCTTAGGAAAATTGATAGGGTTACTCTTAAAGGATGTAGGAACccattaaatttatatacttttGATATATGTCTTAATAAG aTTACGAAGAAAGTCAATATGGAAAATTTTGACGCCAAGCCTCATTTTGACGTAAAACTTTTAAAG GTttttgatgatataaaaaagaaggccgaacgaaaaaaaagaaaaaaagaagttCTTAATCTTTCATATAAT CTTTATGAAGAATATGCAAAAAATGACGACATAAAATTCATAAAGATACACTATCCTAAAGATTATTTGGAACAATTCAAAATTGCCCTTGAGTCATATTTAATAGGGAAATGGAATgaatcaaaaaatatattagagtatttaaaaagaaataatatttttgaagATGAAATTCTTAATCAGCTGTGGAACTTTTTGAGTATGAACAATTTTATTGCACCCAGTGATTGGTGTGGATATAGAAAATTTTTACAAAagtcataa